From one Butyricimonas faecihominis genomic stretch:
- a CDS encoding TlpA family protein disulfide reductase, translating to MKRVFIFTVSLLVLGTLARVNAQEKVTLVKVGDDVPEFVVEMFDGQKINIKDLKGKIVLINFWATWCPPCQEELKRVQKEIIDRFKGKDFVFLAISREESKEQVKKFRERNGYTFPMGLDPERKIYSKFATATIPRNFIIDKKGKIVEIEVGYTKEAFAKMIEKLERLLK from the coding sequence ATGAAAAGGGTATTTATTTTTACGGTTTCCTTGTTGGTACTGGGAACTTTAGCAAGAGTTAACGCTCAGGAAAAGGTGACGCTGGTAAAAGTCGGGGATGATGTTCCCGAATTTGTCGTGGAGATGTTTGATGGACAAAAGATCAATATTAAGGATTTAAAGGGGAAGATAGTATTAATTAATTTCTGGGCTACGTGGTGTCCTCCTTGTCAAGAGGAGTTGAAACGGGTGCAGAAGGAGATTATTGATCGCTTTAAAGGGAAAGATTTCGTGTTCTTGGCTATTTCTCGCGAGGAGAGTAAGGAGCAGGTGAAGAAGTTTCGAGAAAGAAATGGATACACGTTCCCTATGGGACTTGATCCGGAACGTAAGATTTATTCGAAGTTTGCCACGGCAACCATTCCTCGAAATTTTATCATTGATAAGAAGGGAAAGATCGTGGAGATTGAGGTCGGTTATACGAAGGAGGCTTTTGCGAAGATGATTGAGAAATTGGAGAGATTGCTAAAGTAG
- the tilS gene encoding tRNA lysidine(34) synthetase TilS, with the protein MLDTIKQFLKEHEIDEKAGFIIAVSGGADSITLLHAFKYLNLRIHALHCNFNLRGKESNMDEQFVKRFCETYGIPMSVKHFDTQEYAKKKSISIEMAARELRYDWFEEMRQKKKMDYIVVGHHADDLAETLFINICRGTGIKGLTGIRPVKERILRPLLSRSREEILTYIEQNQLGYRTDSTNNSLDYVRNKIRHMIIPVCKDINPSFLNTVRENCNTLKEVEQIYRYGIDRLKEEVLSEENGETLIDIQKTLAAPAPYTLLFEILRPYGFNATQIEDILESSDAIPGKQFEAEEYLLTKGRIYWRLFNILEKEDKRTLLADSGEYHVDDSIFRLEEQDIDDSFIVPRDLDTGCFDLDKITYPLVLRHWSMGDWFCPLGMKRSKKKLSDFFTDLKFSAKQKKDCLILQSGKDIIWVVGHRIDDRYKVSPATKRVLIIKQIKGI; encoded by the coding sequence ATGTTGGATACAATAAAACAGTTCCTCAAGGAACACGAGATTGACGAGAAAGCGGGATTTATCATTGCCGTTAGCGGGGGGGCCGATTCAATCACTTTACTCCACGCATTCAAGTACTTGAATCTACGCATACACGCCTTGCATTGCAACTTCAACCTGCGAGGCAAAGAGTCGAACATGGACGAACAATTCGTAAAACGGTTCTGTGAAACCTACGGTATCCCTATGAGCGTAAAACACTTTGACACCCAAGAATACGCCAAGAAAAAAAGTATCAGCATAGAGATGGCCGCACGGGAATTGCGCTACGACTGGTTCGAAGAAATGCGCCAAAAGAAAAAAATGGACTACATTGTCGTGGGACACCATGCCGACGATCTCGCCGAAACTCTCTTTATTAATATATGCCGCGGAACCGGCATCAAGGGTCTCACCGGTATCCGTCCTGTCAAAGAGCGTATTCTGCGTCCGCTCCTGTCCCGTTCCCGGGAAGAGATCCTTACTTACATCGAGCAAAACCAACTGGGGTATCGCACCGACTCCACCAACAACTCGCTCGACTACGTACGGAACAAAATTCGCCACATGATCATCCCCGTGTGCAAGGACATCAATCCCTCGTTCCTCAACACGGTCCGGGAGAACTGTAACACCCTCAAGGAAGTGGAGCAAATTTACCGCTACGGTATAGACCGCTTGAAAGAGGAAGTACTTAGTGAAGAAAACGGGGAAACCCTTATCGACATACAAAAAACACTGGCGGCCCCGGCCCCTTACACACTCCTATTCGAGATCCTACGGCCCTATGGTTTTAACGCCACGCAAATCGAGGATATTCTTGAAAGCAGCGACGCCATCCCCGGCAAACAATTCGAGGCAGAAGAATACTTACTTACGAAAGGTAGGATCTACTGGCGGCTGTTCAATATCTTAGAAAAAGAAGACAAACGCACTCTTTTGGCTGATAGTGGAGAATACCACGTCGATGACAGCATCTTCCGGCTCGAAGAACAAGACATCGATGACTCTTTTATCGTTCCCCGTGACCTTGACACAGGGTGTTTTGACCTCGATAAAATCACGTATCCTCTCGTATTACGCCACTGGTCCATGGGTGACTGGTTCTGTCCCCTCGGTATGAAACGCAGCAAAAAGAAATTAAGTGACTTTTTCACTGACCTCAAATTCAGTGCCAAGCAGAAAAAAGATTGTCTTATTCTACAATCCGGCAAGGACATTATTTGGGTTGTCGGCCACCGCATAGACGACCGATACAAGGTTTCGCCTGCCACCAAAAGAGTTTTAATCATCAAACAAATAAAAGGAATTTAA
- the gap gene encoding type I glyceraldehyde-3-phosphate dehydrogenase, with amino-acid sequence MSKIKVGINGFGRIGRLVFRAAMTRDDIEIVGINDLIDVDYMVYMLKYDTMHGRFNGTVEAKDGKLVVNGHAIRVTAERNPEDLKWNEVGAEYVVESTGLFLTKEKAEAHLKAGAKRVVMSAPSKDDTPMFVMGVNHKTYAGQTIVSNASCTTNCLAPLAKVMHDKFGIVEGLMTTVHATTATQKTVDGPSMKDWRGGRAAAGNIIPSSTGAAKAVGKVIPELNGKLTGMSFRVPTLDVSVVDLTCRLEKAATYEEIKAAMKEASENELKGILGYTEEDVVSSDFLGDARTSIFDAKAGIALNSNFVKLVSWYDNEWGYSNKVIELIAHMATVK; translated from the coding sequence ATGTCAAAGATTAAAGTTGGTATCAACGGATTCGGACGTATCGGCCGTCTAGTTTTTAGAGCTGCAATGACAAGAGACGATATTGAAATCGTTGGAATAAATGACCTTATCGATGTCGACTACATGGTTTACATGTTGAAATATGATACCATGCACGGTCGTTTCAACGGAACCGTTGAGGCTAAAGATGGAAAACTCGTTGTAAACGGACACGCTATCCGTGTTACAGCAGAGAGAAACCCGGAAGACTTGAAATGGAACGAGGTGGGTGCAGAATATGTAGTTGAATCAACCGGACTTTTCTTAACGAAAGAAAAAGCAGAAGCTCATTTGAAAGCCGGGGCAAAAAGAGTCGTGATGTCCGCCCCGTCAAAAGATGATACCCCGATGTTCGTGATGGGTGTAAACCACAAAACCTACGCCGGACAAACTATTGTTTCTAACGCATCATGTACCACAAATTGTTTGGCTCCGCTGGCGAAAGTAATGCATGATAAATTCGGTATTGTTGAAGGTTTGATGACCACCGTACACGCTACCACCGCTACCCAAAAAACTGTAGACGGTCCTTCTATGAAAGACTGGAGAGGTGGACGTGCCGCTGCCGGCAACATCATCCCGTCATCTACCGGAGCTGCTAAAGCTGTAGGTAAAGTAATCCCGGAACTAAACGGCAAATTAACCGGTATGTCATTCCGTGTTCCGACATTGGACGTATCTGTTGTTGACCTGACTTGCCGTCTGGAAAAAGCTGCAACTTACGAAGAGATTAAAGCTGCCATGAAAGAGGCTTCTGAAAACGAACTGAAAGGTATCCTCGGTTATACCGAAGAAGACGTTGTTTCTTCTGACTTCTTGGGTGATGCCCGCACTTCTATTTTCGATGCTAAAGCAGGTATTGCGTTAAACTCTAACTTCGTGAAACTCGTTTCTTGGTATGACAACGAGTGGGGATATTCCAACAAAGTTATCGAGTTAATCGCTCACATGGCTACAGTAAAATAA
- a CDS encoding patatin-like phospholipase family protein — translation MENNQQKRPYKLGLALSGGGARGFAHLGVYKAMQELGIKPDIISGTSAGAIAGLIFASGHSAEDGLKFFQDRKLLDFARPLVSKTGIMTMTGMEKRLSEFIHVETFEELQIPLVVTATNMNLGIPTHFSTGKVVPCVLASCSIPIVFVPVTINHHQYSDGGVFMNLPVRPIRELCETVIGVHIDPLEPCNHIKSMVHLAERSFHMGILSNMNIDTRLCDIVIVPKHISRYSMFDLNNIEKIVDEGYRQAKIVFSRPKIMKKLNSLIIQ, via the coding sequence ATGGAAAATAATCAACAAAAACGGCCATACAAGCTAGGTTTGGCATTAAGTGGAGGAGGAGCCAGAGGATTCGCCCATCTAGGCGTTTACAAGGCAATGCAGGAGCTGGGAATTAAACCGGATATCATTTCAGGAACCAGTGCGGGAGCGATAGCCGGGCTTATATTTGCATCCGGTCACTCGGCTGAGGACGGGCTTAAATTCTTTCAAGACAGAAAACTGCTCGACTTCGCACGACCTTTAGTCTCCAAAACCGGAATCATGACCATGACCGGAATGGAAAAAAGGTTATCCGAGTTTATTCATGTTGAAACTTTCGAGGAACTACAAATACCGTTGGTGGTCACCGCCACCAACATGAACTTGGGCATACCTACGCATTTCAGCACGGGCAAAGTAGTCCCCTGCGTGTTAGCATCCTGTTCTATACCGATCGTGTTCGTACCCGTTACCATCAATCACCACCAGTACTCGGACGGCGGGGTATTTATGAACCTACCCGTGCGCCCGATCCGGGAGTTATGCGAGACGGTTATCGGTGTACATATCGACCCGCTGGAGCCCTGTAATCACATCAAAAGTATGGTCCACTTAGCCGAACGCTCCTTCCACATGGGTATTCTGTCAAACATGAACATCGATACCCGCTTGTGTGACATCGTTATCGTGCCGAAACACATCAGCCGATACAGCATGTTCGACCTCAATAACATCGAAAAAATAGTGGACGAAGGTTACCGACAGGCTAAAATCGTATTCTCTCGCCCAAAAATCATGAAAAAACTGAATAGCCTAATAATTCAGTGA
- a CDS encoding DEAD/DEAH box helicase, which yields MFSSLQALGISSLNEMQETSLKAHRETDHIILLSPTGSGKTLAFLLPLLENLASDNTKAQAIILTPSRELALQIEQVFRSLKSGFKVVCCYGGHDINMESRSLTYTPTLIIGTPGRILDHITRGTIDTGSISTIILDEFDKALEFGFQEDMETIFSYLPHLQKRVLTSATSAIEIPKFTGLRNPLMLDFLEGAAPIKLTLKSVYTEGNNKLDTLYKLLCDLEEGPTLIFCNYRERAEEVSNYLWDKGVNNEYFHGGMEQEERERVLCKFRNGSTYIFISTDLASRGLDIPEIKYIIHYHLPEKPESFTHRNGRTARMNASGTAFLLLDRDESRPDFLTEIPETYHPVGKYPAPAEPFWSTLYIGKGKKDKVNKMDIVGFLCQKGNLKKEDIGKIEVKDHHSFVAVKRGNLRQLLSLIRREKIKNMRAKIELSR from the coding sequence ATGTTTTCTTCCCTTCAAGCCCTTGGAATATCCTCGCTGAACGAGATGCAAGAAACCTCGCTGAAAGCTCATCGGGAAACCGATCACATCATCTTGCTCTCTCCCACCGGATCAGGTAAAACCCTAGCCTTCCTATTACCCTTGCTAGAAAACCTTGCTTCGGATAACACGAAAGCACAAGCTATCATCCTAACCCCATCGAGAGAACTGGCCTTGCAGATAGAACAAGTATTCCGTTCCCTGAAAAGCGGTTTCAAGGTAGTATGCTGTTACGGGGGACATGACATCAACATGGAAAGTCGCAGCCTGACATACACGCCCACACTGATCATCGGGACACCGGGACGCATTCTCGATCACATCACCCGGGGGACAATTGACACGGGCTCGATCTCCACCATCATTCTCGATGAGTTTGATAAGGCACTGGAATTCGGTTTTCAAGAAGACATGGAAACCATCTTCTCGTACTTGCCACACCTGCAAAAGCGTGTCTTAACCTCTGCAACATCGGCCATCGAGATACCAAAATTCACGGGCCTACGAAACCCTCTCATGCTGGATTTTCTTGAAGGTGCCGCACCGATCAAGTTAACACTCAAAAGCGTGTACACCGAAGGTAACAACAAACTCGACACGCTCTACAAACTACTATGTGATCTAGAGGAAGGTCCTACCCTGATTTTTTGTAACTATCGGGAACGGGCGGAAGAAGTGAGTAATTACCTGTGGGATAAAGGAGTCAATAACGAGTATTTCCACGGGGGAATGGAACAGGAAGAACGCGAACGAGTGCTGTGTAAATTCCGCAATGGAAGTACTTACATTTTCATCTCGACGGACCTCGCCTCCCGCGGCCTGGACATCCCGGAGATAAAATACATCATCCACTATCACCTCCCCGAAAAGCCGGAATCCTTCACCCATCGCAACGGTCGAACTGCCCGGATGAATGCCTCCGGTACCGCTTTTCTCCTACTCGACAGGGATGAATCCCGCCCGGATTTCCTAACCGAAATCCCGGAAACCTACCACCCCGTCGGCAAATACCCCGCCCCAGCAGAACCATTCTGGTCTACCCTCTACATCGGCAAAGGAAAAAAAGACAAGGTCAACAAAATGGACATCGTCGGTTTCCTCTGCCAAAAAGGGAACTTGAAAAAAGAAGACATCGGTAAAATCGAAGTCAAAGACCATCACTCTTTCGTCGCCGTCAAACGAGGCAATTTAAGGCAACTACTTTCCCTCATCCGAAGAGAGAAAATCAAAAATATGAGAGCCAAAATAGAACTTTCGAGGTAA
- a CDS encoding inositol monophosphatase family protein — protein sequence MNIDLENTLALAVAWAKEVGEIQCSYFRSGHLELETKSTVHDVVTKVDKLSESMLIERIGKCFPGHSVLGEESGKHDAHSDYLWVVDPLDGTNNYSQGLPVFCVSIGLQYRGETLLGVVYAPYLNELYTAIRGKGAFLNNAPIHVSDKTELDRSVLATGFPYDKGIHPVNNIDNISRILPHLRGIRRMGSAAYDLCGVAAGFLDGYWELGLKLWDVCAGVLIVQEAGGHVEPFREDRGIAILAGNSVIVEKMKGYIS from the coding sequence ATGAATATAGATTTGGAAAACACGCTGGCGCTTGCGGTGGCATGGGCGAAAGAGGTAGGGGAAATTCAATGCTCTTATTTCAGAAGTGGACACTTGGAACTTGAAACGAAGTCAACGGTACATGATGTCGTGACGAAGGTGGATAAGCTAAGTGAATCCATGCTGATCGAGCGTATCGGCAAGTGTTTTCCCGGTCATAGTGTGTTGGGGGAAGAAAGTGGGAAACATGATGCTCATAGTGACTATCTGTGGGTGGTGGACCCTTTGGACGGGACAAATAATTATAGTCAAGGATTACCCGTGTTTTGCGTGTCTATCGGGCTTCAATACCGGGGAGAGACGTTATTAGGAGTTGTGTACGCTCCGTACTTGAACGAGCTGTACACGGCAATCCGAGGCAAAGGGGCTTTTCTAAACAATGCCCCGATCCATGTTTCCGACAAGACGGAACTCGATCGTTCCGTGCTGGCCACGGGTTTCCCTTACGATAAGGGAATACATCCTGTGAATAATATTGATAATATTAGCCGTATTTTGCCGCATCTGAGGGGTATCAGACGCATGGGTTCAGCCGCTTACGATCTTTGCGGGGTGGCAGCCGGGTTTCTGGACGGGTACTGGGAACTGGGTTTGAAGCTCTGGGACGTGTGTGCCGGGGTGCTTATCGTGCAGGAGGCGGGAGGCCATGTTGAACCTTTCCGGGAAGACCGGGGGATTGCTATACTGGCAGGTAATTCGGTGATAGTAGAAAAAATGAAAGGGTATATAAGTTAA
- a CDS encoding FKBP-type peptidyl-prolyl cis-trans isomerase, whose amino-acid sequence MKSNYLFMMFCLLASGFIGCSDDDGDNWKKTFEDEQARIKDFVYSKDSDPKIFTYHYTYLKENIEDYAYLFNYQKEGKKATYGDFVWINYTQRSLTGNVIDSSDPSVAVGAGVSPYYTLGGPILVQMNTDKDKYTDPLSDILMNIPEGTTGSSIVSSIMSLSTALVYREYTVEGIVKEDNLLAFENEMIKQYIKDNDLTVSETVYLHEGATDTIALIVKTKKNLSGKSIQATDSVTVWAEGKILDEYNTPLRQFMKMESDDEVKWFLPNMIKGISLTLPELRVGEEAIILFSSGMGYSYSGLREYDGSYVIPAYSTLLFKVKIIGTKENPKKE is encoded by the coding sequence ATGAAAAGTAATTATTTATTTATGATGTTTTGCCTTTTGGCAAGCGGATTCATCGGGTGTTCCGATGATGATGGCGATAACTGGAAGAAAACATTTGAGGATGAGCAGGCTAGGATTAAAGATTTCGTGTATAGTAAGGATTCCGATCCGAAGATCTTCACGTATCATTATACTTACTTGAAAGAAAATATCGAGGATTACGCTTATTTGTTTAATTACCAGAAAGAAGGAAAGAAAGCAACATATGGTGATTTCGTTTGGATTAACTACACGCAAAGGAGCCTAACGGGAAATGTTATCGACTCTTCAGACCCGAGTGTTGCCGTTGGTGCCGGAGTTTCTCCCTATTATACTTTAGGTGGACCGATTTTGGTACAAATGAATACGGATAAGGATAAATATACAGATCCGTTATCAGATATTTTAATGAATATCCCGGAAGGAACAACGGGGAGTTCAATCGTTTCGAGTATTATGAGCCTTTCAACAGCTTTAGTTTATCGGGAATATACCGTGGAGGGTATCGTGAAGGAGGATAATCTACTTGCTTTTGAGAACGAAATGATCAAGCAGTATATCAAAGATAACGATTTAACAGTTTCTGAAACTGTTTATTTACATGAAGGGGCAACCGACACGATTGCTTTAATTGTCAAGACAAAAAAGAATTTGAGTGGAAAGTCTATTCAAGCGACGGATAGTGTTACCGTGTGGGCGGAGGGAAAGATTTTAGATGAATATAATACTCCTTTACGACAATTCATGAAAATGGAGAGTGATGATGAGGTGAAATGGTTTTTACCGAATATGATAAAGGGAATCTCTTTGACTTTGCCCGAACTTAGAGTTGGGGAAGAAGCTATTATCCTTTTTTCATCTGGTATGGGATATAGCTATAGCGGATTGCGAGAGTATGATGGTTCTTATGTCATCCCGGCTTATTCTACTTTATTGTTTAAAGTAAAGATTATTGGTACAAAGGAAAATCCTAAAAAGGAATAA
- a CDS encoding FKBP-type peptidyl-prolyl cis-trans isomerase: protein MNKFLILLSSLFALTFFGCNNDEEDLDLIDTLENEKIAIHEYLSQITTPILYLEYYSVKGMLIDTVFIFNYDNSGEVAKDTGWVLMDYEKFYLNGDKLDTTSPEQGDSTFTYAFGGPVLYRYDTIKKYDYVAEAFRHISVGSMGGEMIVPSILAGDKNNYGKPLHYKLKAHKLINDVKVNEYKLIRSYLVDVIGVESAFVDFPTREISSIGERDTVTYTAILEKGTGDQDIQVGDSVLLEMDYGLLDDVGLQNRVLRSMGRDSIYFLFNETWQKNYPTGLVKGLQHLQAGDSAHIIVPYGMAYGAVGTTREITFRDRTKLKQYLIPPYSTLWYWVRIRKVVPPKTEEE from the coding sequence ATGAATAAGTTTCTGATTCTATTAAGCAGTTTGTTTGCGTTGACTTTCTTCGGTTGTAATAACGATGAAGAAGATCTCGATTTGATTGATACATTGGAAAATGAGAAGATCGCTATTCACGAGTACCTGAGTCAGATTACCACGCCGATTCTTTATCTTGAGTATTATAGCGTGAAAGGCATGTTGATCGATACCGTCTTTATTTTCAATTACGATAATAGTGGCGAGGTTGCGAAAGATACAGGATGGGTGTTGATGGATTACGAGAAATTCTATCTAAATGGGGATAAATTGGATACGACATCTCCCGAACAGGGTGATTCCACGTTTACTTATGCTTTTGGAGGACCGGTTCTTTATCGTTATGACACGATCAAGAAATATGATTATGTGGCAGAAGCGTTTCGACATATTAGTGTTGGAAGTATGGGTGGAGAAATGATTGTACCCTCTATTTTGGCTGGAGATAAGAATAATTACGGGAAACCGTTACATTATAAGTTAAAGGCACATAAGCTCATTAACGATGTGAAAGTGAATGAGTATAAGTTGATTCGAAGTTATCTAGTAGACGTTATAGGCGTGGAGAGTGCTTTTGTTGACTTTCCTACGCGAGAAATTTCATCTATTGGAGAGCGGGATACAGTTACTTATACAGCTATTTTGGAGAAAGGAACGGGCGATCAAGATATTCAAGTAGGGGATTCTGTTTTGTTGGAAATGGATTATGGTTTGCTGGATGATGTGGGATTACAAAATCGGGTGTTGAGAAGTATGGGACGTGATTCTATTTATTTCTTGTTTAATGAGACTTGGCAGAAAAATTATCCGACTGGGTTGGTAAAAGGATTACAACATTTACAGGCTGGAGATTCTGCACATATTATCGTGCCTTATGGAATGGCTTACGGTGCGGTAGGTACAACCCGGGAAATAACTTTCCGAGATCGTACTAAACTTAAACAATATTTAATTCCTCCATACTCAACGTTATGGTATTGGGTACGGATTCGTAAAGTGGTTCCGCCTAAAACGGAAGAAGAATAA
- a CDS encoding histidinol-phosphatase has translation MDLCTYHSHCNFCDGKAPAEDFVKAAIEAGFHSYGISSHSPLPFETRWSLSKGNVEAYLTEIKRLQEKYAGQIELYVGMEIDYLNDDWGPAVEYFQRMPLDYRIGSVHLVTEEQTGEIMDMDGKFEDFRENLRLVFHDDLRYLVEAYFKASSRMVELGGFDFVAHLDKISMNGSLMDSTLTEQEWYNRLLWDYMSLIAEKGVMVEVNTKAYTKKGMMFPNVKYFKWLKELNIPVMVNSDAHLPQLVNDNRALAFEWLREVGIKSTMRLHQGAWVEVPIDNK, from the coding sequence ATGGATTTATGCACGTATCATAGTCATTGTAATTTTTGTGACGGGAAAGCCCCGGCGGAGGATTTCGTGAAGGCTGCCATCGAGGCGGGATTTCATAGTTACGGGATCTCTTCGCACTCACCACTTCCTTTCGAGACCCGTTGGTCTTTAAGCAAAGGAAACGTGGAGGCTTACCTGACGGAGATAAAGCGTTTGCAGGAGAAATACGCGGGGCAGATTGAGCTTTATGTGGGGATGGAAATTGATTATCTGAATGATGATTGGGGACCGGCAGTAGAATATTTTCAGCGTATGCCGCTGGATTACCGCATTGGTTCCGTGCATCTCGTGACCGAGGAACAGACGGGTGAGATCATGGATATGGACGGGAAGTTCGAGGATTTTAGGGAGAACTTGCGTTTGGTCTTTCATGATGATCTGAGATATCTCGTGGAGGCTTATTTCAAGGCGTCTTCCCGGATGGTGGAGTTGGGTGGTTTTGATTTCGTGGCGCATTTGGATAAAATATCCATGAACGGTTCACTGATGGATAGCACGTTGACGGAACAGGAGTGGTATAACCGGTTGTTGTGGGACTATATGTCCTTGATAGCGGAGAAGGGCGTCATGGTGGAGGTGAACACGAAAGCATACACGAAAAAGGGGATGATGTTCCCCAATGTGAAGTATTTCAAGTGGTTGAAAGAGTTGAATATTCCCGTGATGGTGAATTCTGACGCTCATTTGCCCCAGTTGGTTAATGACAACCGGGCGTTGGCATTCGAGTGGTTGCGGGAAGTCGGAATAAAAAGCACGATGCGCTTGCATCAAGGTGCGTGGGTGGAAGTACCAATAGATAATAAGTAG
- a CDS encoding flavin reductase family protein, with product MRKIEAKNIDKNVIKLIGQDWMLVTAGDQEKFNMMTASWGSMGYLWNKPVVMVFVRPQRYTFEFTEKKDEFTLSFFDEKYRHALNVCGSVSGRNVNKVQESGLTPYFTEAGNPAFEEATLVLECKKLYTDFLKEEAFLDKKIVDSQYGQKDFHKVYVAEIVHAWVKE from the coding sequence ATGAGAAAGATTGAAGCTAAGAATATAGACAAGAACGTGATCAAGTTGATCGGTCAGGATTGGATGCTGGTGACGGCTGGGGATCAGGAGAAGTTCAACATGATGACGGCTAGTTGGGGATCGATGGGGTATTTGTGGAATAAACCCGTGGTGATGGTGTTTGTGCGACCACAACGTTACACGTTCGAGTTTACGGAGAAAAAAGATGAGTTTACCTTGTCGTTTTTTGACGAGAAGTACCGTCATGCATTGAATGTATGTGGTTCTGTTTCCGGGCGTAACGTGAACAAGGTGCAGGAAAGCGGGTTGACGCCCTATTTCACGGAGGCCGGGAACCCGGCTTTCGAGGAGGCAACATTGGTGTTGGAGTGTAAGAAATTATATACTGACTTCTTGAAGGAAGAGGCTTTTCTGGACAAGAAGATCGTGGATAGCCAGTACGGCCAGAAGGATTTCCACAAAGTGTACGTGGCCGAAATTGTTCATGCTTGGGTGAAGGAGTAG